From one Brachypodium distachyon strain Bd21 chromosome 4, Brachypodium_distachyon_v3.0, whole genome shotgun sequence genomic stretch:
- the LOC100835442 gene encoding root-specific lectin-like — protein sequence MAKKVVLLALALALAATTQAIAKSSSHMGKVPCPAECGKDMDNTECPNNLCCSSGGLCGLGSAYCSATAGCQSGACQVSPQCGADQLCPNNQCCNGGQCGLGSLYCGDGCQNGPCVQDLTCSQGKECPNNFCCNKAGKCGLGDRYCSNTTEVACQSGACYDKITTDSQRCGTQNGG from the coding sequence ATGGCGAAGAAGGTGGTCCTcctggcgctggcgctggccCTTGCTGCGACAACTCAGGCCATTGCTAAATCTTCCTCCCACATGGGGAAAGTGCCATGCCCCGCGGAGTGCGGCAAGGACATGGACAACACGGAGTGCCCAAACAACCTCTGCTGCAGCTCCGGCGGCCTCTGTGGCCTCGGCAGCGCCTACTGCAGCGCTACTGCCGGCTGCCAGAGCGGCGCATGCCAAGTCAGCCCCCAGTGTGGGGCCGACCAGCTGTGCCCCAACAACCAATGCTGCAATGGCGGGCAATGCGGCCTCGGCAGCTTGTACTGTGGCGACGGCTGCCAGAACGGCCCTTGCGTCCAAGACCTCACATGCAGCCAAGGGAAGGAGTGCCCTAACAACTTCTGCTGCAACAAGGCCGGGAAATGCGGACTCGGCGACAGGTACTGCAGCAACACCACCGAAGTTGCCTGCCAGAGCGGCGCCTGCTACGACAAAATAACCACCGACAGCCAGAGGTGCGGCACGCAGAACGGTGGTTAA